From the genome of Leptolyngbya iicbica LK, one region includes:
- a CDS encoding phosphoribosylanthranilate isomerase produces MACVDSSLWVKICGLTVPGQAVEIARQGASAIGFISAPKSPRYVTPLQIQAISEALLAAGYDQVERVGVFVDASLDDLQIVAMTGQLTTLQLHGQESPTYCQQLRQCLPHVKLIKAFRIRNDTDLAAIRPYEDVVDALLLDAYHPHLQGGTGETLDWRSLQTFRPAQPWILAGGINPDNIAEALQLTHPDGIDLSSGVELNPGNKCLQKTQQLFTRLQQLPALPAP; encoded by the coding sequence ATGGCCTGTGTAGATTCTTCTCTTTGGGTAAAGATTTGTGGCTTAACGGTGCCAGGCCAAGCGGTGGAGATCGCCCGCCAAGGGGCCAGTGCAATCGGTTTCATCAGTGCCCCCAAGTCACCGCGCTATGTGACGCCACTGCAAATACAAGCCATCAGTGAGGCCCTGTTAGCCGCTGGCTATGACCAGGTCGAGCGAGTTGGGGTATTTGTGGATGCCTCGTTAGATGACCTGCAAATAGTGGCAATGACCGGACAACTCACCACCTTGCAACTCCACGGTCAAGAATCGCCCACCTACTGCCAGCAGCTCCGCCAATGCTTGCCGCACGTGAAATTGATCAAGGCCTTTCGCATTCGTAATGACACAGATTTAGCCGCCATCCGCCCTTACGAGGATGTTGTCGATGCCTTGCTGCTGGATGCCTATCATCCCCATCTGCAAGGGGGGACGGGAGAAACGCTAGATTGGCGATCGCTCCAAACCTTTCGTCCGGCACAACCCTGGATTTTGGCCGGGGGCATCAATCCCGACAACATTGCCGAAGCGCTGCAACTCACACATCCCGATGGCATCGATCTGTCCAGCGGGGTAGAGCTGAATCCTGGCAATAAATGTCTGCAAAAAACCCAGCAGCTATTTACCCGGCTCCAACAGTTGCCAGCGCTGCCAGCACCGTAA
- a CDS encoding lipoyl protein ligase domain-containing protein, protein MNTGAAQMALDSWMLDQIVTEDRAPILRFYRWSAITISLGYHQRQWPEHWSNLTWQKQPIELVRRPTGGRAVLHQGDLTYAIAMPLVGSRQTAYQLICDALIAAWRQFGVTLHYGTAGSGYRHQANCFALATQADLVTSEGYKLIGSAQLRRDRYVLQHGSMRLWPQFDLAKQVFGCLSAAEPEPPTAIPSKPDDEFVKQLQGAIQQELTQRLQVDFSSKPLSDQELATIAERSPKFAIPANSSPALAASTPADIPPRL, encoded by the coding sequence TTGAATACTGGCGCCGCTCAAATGGCCCTTGATAGCTGGATGCTCGATCAGATTGTGACCGAGGACCGAGCTCCTATACTGCGATTTTATCGCTGGTCTGCGATCACAATTTCTCTCGGCTATCATCAGCGGCAATGGCCAGAGCATTGGAGCAATTTAACCTGGCAAAAACAGCCGATAGAACTGGTGCGGCGTCCCACCGGGGGGCGAGCCGTATTACATCAGGGCGATTTGACCTACGCGATCGCAATGCCGCTGGTTGGAAGCCGCCAAACCGCCTATCAACTCATTTGCGACGCCTTGATTGCCGCGTGGCGACAGTTTGGCGTAACTCTGCATTACGGTACTGCCGGTAGCGGCTATCGCCACCAAGCGAACTGCTTTGCACTGGCGACCCAGGCAGACTTAGTCACCTCTGAGGGATACAAACTCATTGGCAGCGCTCAGTTACGCCGCGATCGCTATGTTTTGCAGCATGGCTCCATGCGCCTGTGGCCCCAGTTCGACCTAGCCAAACAGGTCTTTGGTTGCCTCTCAGCAGCTGAGCCTGAACCGCCCACAGCAATTCCAAGCAAGCCTGACGATGAGTTCGTTAAGCAGTTACAAGGGGCTATTCAACAAGAATTGACTCAACGGCTGCAAGTCGACTTCAGCTCAAAACCATTGAGTGATCAGGAACTGGCCACCATTGCTGAGCGATCGCCCAAATTTGCTATTCCTGCAAACTCTTCGCCAGCGCTGGCAGCTTCAACCCCGGCGGATATTCCCCCTCGTCTTTGA
- a CDS encoding SDR family oxidoreductase, translated as MTSESQQRALITGASSGIGRATAIAFAKAGIDLALVARKPDKLHVLQQELADLPVEVKSYSIDLSQIDTLAAKLADLLKDFGDVNILVNNAGMGYTGGLADMPLTDWQTLFNLNLTSVLLTMQAVVPVMRAQRQGTIMNVASIAAHNAFPTWGAYSASKAGLITLGRVLGAEESEHGIRVMTVSPGAVNTPLWDTETVQSDFERSQMLTPAIVAQSILHAVQLPHSAVIDEITLMPSGGAL; from the coding sequence ATGACTTCTGAAAGCCAACAGCGGGCGCTGATTACCGGTGCAAGCAGTGGAATTGGTCGCGCAACTGCGATCGCTTTTGCCAAAGCTGGCATTGATCTCGCCCTAGTCGCGCGCAAGCCCGACAAGCTACATGTTTTGCAGCAAGAGTTGGCTGACCTACCGGTTGAAGTCAAATCTTACAGCATCGACCTCAGCCAGATCGACACTTTGGCAGCCAAATTAGCTGACTTGCTAAAAGATTTTGGCGACGTCAACATCCTTGTTAACAACGCGGGCATGGGCTATACCGGCGGTCTGGCTGACATGCCTCTGACTGACTGGCAAACCTTGTTCAACCTCAACCTGACGAGCGTTTTGCTCACCATGCAGGCGGTCGTGCCCGTCATGAGAGCCCAGCGTCAGGGAACCATTATGAATGTGGCTTCCATTGCCGCCCATAATGCGTTTCCCACTTGGGGGGCTTACAGCGCCAGCAAAGCTGGGTTAATTACACTTGGCCGCGTTTTGGGAGCTGAGGAAAGCGAACATGGCATTCGCGTCATGACAGTATCGCCCGGAGCGGTTAACACCCCGCTTTGGGACACCGAGACAGTGCAGTCTGATTTTGAGCGTTCACAAATGCTGACTCCAGCGATTGTGGCTCAGAGTATCCTTCACGCTGTCCAATTGCCTCATTCCGCGGTAATCGACGAAATTACGTTGATGCCCAGCGGAGGTGCCCTTTGA
- a CDS encoding acetyl-CoA carboxylase carboxyltransferase subunit alpha, producing MPTTQRKTILLDFEKPLVELEERIDQIRNLAEDNEVDVSAQLRQLETRADQLRQEIFASLTPAQRLQVARHPRRPSTLDYIQAISDEWIELHGDRGSGKDDPALVGGIARFEGRPVVMLGNQKGRDTKDNVARNFGMASPGGYRKAMRLMQHANRFNMPIFTFIDTPGAFPGYEAEELGQGEAIAYNLREMFALDVPIICTVIGEGGSGGALGIGVGDRLMMLEHSVYTVASPEACAAILWKDAGRAAEAAEALKITALDLMNLGILDVLLPEPLGGAHADPVKATEILREALRDNLESLLVLSPAERRELRYQKFRQVGVFAETAHANVV from the coding sequence ATGCCGACGACCCAACGCAAAACCATTCTGTTAGATTTTGAAAAGCCGCTGGTGGAGCTGGAAGAGCGCATTGACCAGATTCGTAATTTGGCAGAAGACAATGAAGTCGATGTTTCCGCACAACTGCGGCAGTTAGAGACCCGTGCGGACCAACTGCGGCAAGAAATTTTCGCGAGTTTGACCCCAGCGCAACGGCTGCAGGTCGCTCGCCATCCTCGCCGTCCGAGCACGTTGGATTATATTCAAGCGATTAGCGACGAGTGGATTGAGCTGCATGGCGATCGCGGTTCCGGCAAAGATGACCCTGCTTTGGTGGGAGGCATTGCCCGGTTCGAGGGGCGTCCGGTCGTTATGTTGGGCAATCAAAAGGGTCGCGACACCAAGGATAATGTGGCGCGGAATTTTGGCATGGCCTCGCCAGGTGGCTATCGCAAAGCCATGCGGTTGATGCAACATGCCAATCGCTTTAACATGCCAATTTTTACGTTCATTGACACTCCCGGGGCTTTTCCTGGTTACGAAGCTGAAGAGTTGGGGCAAGGCGAGGCGATCGCTTATAACCTGCGTGAAATGTTTGCGCTCGATGTCCCCATTATCTGCACTGTCATTGGTGAAGGGGGCTCGGGTGGAGCGTTAGGCATCGGCGTTGGCGATCGCCTCATGATGTTGGAACACTCGGTCTACACCGTAGCGAGTCCAGAAGCTTGTGCGGCTATTTTGTGGAAAGATGCGGGCCGCGCCGCCGAAGCTGCCGAAGCCCTCAAAATCACTGCGTTGGATTTGATGAATCTCGGTATTCTCGATGTGCTGCTGCCAGAGCCATTGGGCGGAGCCCACGCTGACCCAGTGAAAGCTACAGAAATCTTGCGTGAAGCGCTCCGAGATAACCTGGAATCGTTGTTGGTATTATCTCCAGCAGAACGCCGGGAACTGCGCTACCAAAAATTCCGGCAAGTGGGCGTCTTTGCCGAAACTGCTCACGCAAATGTCGTTTAA
- a CDS encoding site-2 protease family protein has translation MQSGWRVGSILGIPLYLDTSWFIIVLLVTFVYGSNPTWQQSWGDVAWIVGLSMALLLFGSVLLHELGHSLVAKSQGIKVNSITLFLFGGIAAIDQESKTPGQAFQVAIAGPAVSLGLYMLLTLSVNLLALPTPVAVLFANVAQINLVLTVFNLIPGLPLDGGQVLKAAVWKATNSRIKGVRWAARTGQVLGWTAVGGGLLAYLAQPSLDLIWIVLIGGFAIRNASNYGRVADLQETLSELTAADAMARDFRVLDANLSLREFADEYLLQSTQAPVYLAASDGRYRGLVKIEDVRDVERSQWEQQTLMDIARPLTTVTNVRETTSLAEVIMLLEQQGLSRLLVLTPADAVAGVIDRGEIVRALGKKMNLTISDTVIQRIKDEGEYPPGLKLPALAKSLQE, from the coding sequence ATGCAATCTGGATGGCGCGTCGGCTCCATTTTAGGAATTCCTCTTTACCTCGATACTTCGTGGTTCATCATCGTGTTGCTGGTCACGTTTGTGTACGGCAGCAATCCGACTTGGCAGCAAAGCTGGGGTGATGTCGCCTGGATTGTGGGCCTCAGCATGGCGCTGTTGCTCTTTGGCTCCGTCTTACTTCACGAGTTGGGCCACAGCCTAGTGGCAAAATCTCAAGGCATCAAAGTCAACTCCATTACGCTGTTTCTATTTGGCGGCATTGCGGCGATTGACCAAGAATCAAAAACGCCAGGGCAAGCTTTTCAAGTAGCGATCGCAGGACCGGCGGTGAGCTTGGGATTATACATGTTGCTGACGCTCAGCGTTAATCTCTTGGCGTTGCCGACCCCTGTCGCGGTGCTCTTTGCCAATGTGGCGCAAATTAATCTGGTTTTGACGGTTTTTAATCTGATTCCTGGGCTGCCGTTGGATGGTGGTCAAGTGCTCAAAGCAGCAGTTTGGAAAGCCACCAATAGCCGCATCAAAGGGGTGCGGTGGGCTGCCAGAACTGGTCAGGTCTTGGGATGGACGGCGGTTGGCGGTGGCTTGCTGGCCTATTTAGCTCAGCCTAGTCTCGACCTGATTTGGATTGTGCTGATTGGGGGATTTGCGATCCGCAATGCGTCGAACTATGGACGGGTCGCTGATTTGCAAGAGACGTTATCAGAGTTGACGGCAGCTGATGCGATGGCCCGCGATTTTCGTGTGCTGGATGCCAATTTGTCGCTGCGAGAATTTGCGGATGAATACCTTTTGCAGTCAACGCAGGCGCCGGTCTATTTAGCGGCGTCAGATGGGCGGTACCGAGGGCTCGTCAAAATTGAGGATGTGCGCGATGTCGAGCGTAGCCAGTGGGAACAGCAAACGTTGATGGACATCGCCCGACCGCTGACGACCGTGACCAATGTTCGCGAAACGACCTCTCTGGCAGAAGTCATCATGCTGTTAGAGCAGCAAGGCCTATCGCGGCTGTTAGTGTTGACGCCGGCGGATGCAGTGGCAGGAGTCATTGATCGGGGCGAGATTGTGCGGGCTTTAGGCAAAAAAATGAATCTCACCATCTCGGACACCGTGATCCAGCGCATCAAAGACGAGGGGGAATATCCGCCGGGGTTGAAGCTGCCAGCGCTGGCGAAGAGTTTGCAGGAATAG
- the folE gene encoding GTP cyclohydrolase I FolE: MTAIRPDRNTAYGESTTAKPVSDESQLAMMDAVRTMLLSLGEDPEREGLLKTPKRVAEAMRFLTSGYSQSLDDLVNNAIFDEGHNEMVLVRDINLFSLCEHHMLPFMGRAHVAYIPKQRVVGLSKLARIVEMYSRRLQVQERLTRQVAEAIQEVLDPQGVAVVVEASHMCMSMRGVQKPGSWTVTSAMIGCFQEDSKTREEFLSLVRHQPSLF; this comes from the coding sequence ATGACAGCTATTCGGCCTGACCGCAACACAGCTTATGGTGAAAGCACCACAGCCAAGCCTGTTTCTGACGAAAGCCAACTGGCGATGATGGATGCCGTGCGTACCATGCTATTGTCGCTGGGCGAAGATCCTGAGCGTGAAGGTTTACTGAAAACTCCGAAGCGTGTTGCCGAAGCCATGCGCTTTTTAACTAGTGGCTACAGCCAGTCGCTGGATGACTTGGTGAATAACGCCATTTTTGACGAAGGTCATAACGAAATGGTGTTGGTGCGCGATATCAACTTATTCAGCCTGTGTGAGCACCATATGTTGCCCTTTATGGGGCGTGCCCACGTAGCTTACATTCCTAAGCAGCGTGTGGTGGGTCTCAGCAAGCTGGCTCGCATCGTTGAGATGTATTCTCGTCGTCTGCAGGTACAAGAGCGCTTAACTCGCCAGGTGGCTGAAGCTATTCAAGAAGTGCTCGATCCGCAAGGTGTGGCTGTGGTGGTTGAAGCCAGCCACATGTGTATGTCGATGCGGGGTGTGCAAAAGCCCGGCTCTTGGACGGTGACTAGCGCGATGATTGGTTGCTTCCAGGAAGATTCCAAAACTCGTGAAGAGTTTTTGAGTTTAGTCCGTCATCAGCCGTCGTTGTTCTAA
- a CDS encoding long-chain acyl-[acyl-carrier-protein] reductase: protein MFGLIGHLTSLDHAQAVARDLGYPEYADQGLDFWCSAPPQIVDDIKVTSATGQVIEGRYVESCFLPEMLAARRIKTAARKVVNAMAHAQKNGIDITALGGFSSIIFENFNLSQMRQVRNVSLEFERFTTGNTHTAYIICRQVEAAAAKLDINLSTATVAVCGATGDIGSAVCRWLTARTDIQELLLVARNRERLQNLQTELGRGTVADSLEQAVAQADIVVWVASMPKGVNIDPSILKRPCLMIDGGYPKNLDTHFNAEGVYVLKGGIVEHSLDIDWRIMTIVNMDVPARQLFACFAESMLLEFEKWYTNFSWGRNQITLEKMDMIGQSSVRHGFRPLLQLNSPSLVSGGS from the coding sequence ATGTTTGGTCTTATTGGACACTTAACTAGTCTCGATCACGCTCAAGCAGTCGCACGGGACCTGGGTTATCCCGAATATGCTGATCAAGGGCTCGATTTTTGGTGTAGCGCACCGCCACAGATTGTTGACGACATCAAAGTCACTAGCGCTACAGGGCAGGTAATTGAAGGGCGTTACGTCGAATCCTGTTTTCTCCCTGAGATGCTGGCCGCTCGCCGCATCAAAACAGCGGCTCGTAAAGTGGTCAATGCGATGGCTCATGCTCAGAAAAACGGCATTGACATCACGGCTTTAGGAGGATTTTCATCGATTATCTTTGAAAATTTTAATTTGAGTCAGATGCGGCAGGTGCGCAATGTCTCGTTGGAATTTGAGCGTTTTACGACGGGCAACACTCACACGGCTTACATCATTTGTCGGCAAGTTGAGGCCGCTGCCGCAAAGTTGGATATCAATCTTTCCACCGCCACTGTTGCGGTGTGTGGGGCTACGGGTGATATCGGCAGTGCCGTTTGTCGTTGGCTTACCGCTCGCACGGACATTCAAGAGTTGTTGTTAGTGGCGCGGAACCGAGAGCGTTTGCAAAACCTGCAAACAGAGCTGGGTCGAGGCACGGTTGCCGATAGCCTGGAGCAGGCTGTGGCCCAGGCCGACATTGTGGTTTGGGTCGCGAGTATGCCTAAGGGGGTCAATATTGACCCGTCTATTCTCAAACGACCTTGCCTCATGATTGATGGCGGTTATCCCAAAAATTTGGATACTCACTTTAACGCCGAAGGTGTCTATGTCTTGAAAGGGGGCATTGTCGAACATTCCCTGGATATTGACTGGCGCATTATGACCATTGTGAATATGGATGTGCCAGCGCGGCAGTTATTTGCGTGTTTTGCCGAGTCCATGTTGCTGGAGTTTGAAAAGTGGTACACGAACTTTTCATGGGGCCGCAACCAAATCACCCTGGAAAAAATGGACATGATTGGTCAATCTTCGGTACGTCACGGCTTCCGCCCGTTGCTTCAGCTCAATTCTCCGTCTCTTGTTTCGGGAGGGTCTTGA
- a CDS encoding aldehyde oxygenase (deformylating) yields the protein MQQLDITPALDYQSESYKDAYSRINAIVIEGEQEAFDNYCKLAELIPDAKDDLLRLAKMEKRHMKGFQACGRNLSVTADMAFAQAFFEQLHTNFKQAWDEGKIVTCLLIQSLIIETFAISAYNIYIPVADDFARKITEGVVKDEYMHLNFGEEWLKANFEASKAELEEANRQNLPIVWAMLNQVADDANVLGMEKEALVEDFMITYGEALGNIGFSSREVMKLSAQGLATV from the coding sequence ATGCAACAGTTGGATATCACTCCTGCACTCGATTACCAGTCTGAGAGCTACAAAGACGCTTACAGCCGGATCAATGCGATCGTAATTGAGGGTGAGCAAGAGGCATTCGACAACTACTGTAAGTTGGCAGAACTCATCCCCGACGCTAAGGATGATCTCTTGCGTTTGGCTAAGATGGAAAAGCGCCACATGAAAGGCTTTCAGGCATGCGGCAGGAATTTGTCCGTGACTGCCGATATGGCGTTCGCGCAAGCTTTTTTTGAGCAACTGCACACGAATTTTAAGCAAGCCTGGGACGAAGGCAAGATCGTGACTTGTTTATTAATTCAGTCACTGATCATCGAAACTTTTGCAATTTCGGCTTACAACATCTATATTCCCGTTGCCGATGATTTTGCCCGCAAAATTACTGAGGGCGTCGTTAAGGACGAGTATATGCACCTCAATTTTGGAGAGGAGTGGCTCAAAGCTAACTTCGAAGCTTCCAAAGCTGAGCTAGAAGAAGCCAATCGCCAAAATCTGCCGATTGTTTGGGCCATGCTTAATCAAGTTGCGGATGATGCGAATGTCTTAGGGATGGAAAAAGAAGCCCTCGTTGAGGATTTCATGATTACCTACGGTGAAGCGCTTGGTAACATTGGCTTTTCGAGCCGTGAAGTCATGAAGTTGTCGGCGCAAGGGCTGGCAACTGTTTAA
- the psaK gene encoding photosystem I reaction center subunit PsaK has protein sequence MIPATFSLLAQAAPTTPAWSFQTAIIMITCNLFVIAIGRYAIQKPGAGPALPFSLPGLFEGFGVPELLATASFGHILGAGMILGLGNAGLL, from the coding sequence TTGATTCCTGCTACTTTTTCGCTGTTGGCACAAGCTGCACCCACTACCCCCGCTTGGTCTTTTCAGACTGCCATCATCATGATTACGTGCAATTTATTTGTGATCGCGATCGGCCGCTACGCGATTCAAAAACCGGGGGCTGGTCCGGCGCTGCCTTTTAGCTTGCCAGGATTATTTGAAGGGTTTGGTGTGCCCGAACTGCTAGCGACGGCCAGTTTTGGTCATATTTTGGGGGCGGGCATGATTTTGGGCTTAGGCAACGCTGGACTCTTGTAA
- a CDS encoding fatty acid desaturase: MSRLAATPSELPFTLKDLRAAIPDYCFAPSLPRSLAYFFLDIGIIAGLFFAATAIQAWWLWPIYWFAQGTMFWALFVVGHDCGHGSFSKYKWVNNLVGHLSHTPILVPFHGWRISHRTHHANTGNLDTDESWYPVSETKYNEMTWPEKLVRFYAPLIAYPVYLFRRSPSRPGGSHFLPDSPLFKPSEKWDVLTSTIWLLGMLALLVAIGSQIGWLALGAYYGVPYVIFVMWLDLVTYLHHTEADIPWYPDEDWFFLKGALSTIDRDYGILNPIHHDIGTHVAHHIFLSIPHYHLQTATEAIKPVLGSYYRKSTTPIWKSFWRSYRTCHFVADQGSPVYYQRARQK, encoded by the coding sequence GTGAGTCGTCTTGCAGCGACCCCTAGTGAGCTGCCGTTTACGCTGAAAGATCTGCGTGCAGCGATTCCGGATTATTGTTTTGCGCCTTCTCTACCGCGATCGCTGGCTTATTTCTTTTTGGATATTGGCATTATTGCTGGCTTATTCTTTGCCGCCACTGCCATCCAAGCGTGGTGGCTGTGGCCCATTTATTGGTTCGCCCAAGGCACTATGTTCTGGGCGTTATTTGTCGTTGGTCACGATTGCGGTCACGGCTCTTTTTCTAAATACAAGTGGGTCAATAATCTAGTCGGTCACCTCAGCCATACGCCTATTTTGGTCCCCTTTCATGGTTGGCGGATCAGCCATCGTACCCACCACGCCAACACAGGAAACCTGGACACCGATGAAAGCTGGTATCCCGTCAGTGAAACGAAGTACAACGAGATGACCTGGCCCGAAAAACTGGTTCGCTTTTACGCACCGTTGATTGCATATCCGGTCTACTTATTTCGGCGATCGCCCAGTCGCCCCGGTGGTTCTCATTTCCTGCCTGACAGTCCCCTGTTTAAGCCCAGCGAAAAGTGGGACGTTCTGACCAGCACGATTTGGTTGTTGGGAATGCTGGCGTTGCTAGTTGCAATTGGCAGCCAAATTGGTTGGCTGGCGTTAGGGGCCTATTACGGAGTGCCTTATGTGATTTTCGTAATGTGGCTCGATTTAGTCACTTACCTGCACCATACCGAAGCTGATATTCCTTGGTATCCCGACGAAGACTGGTTTTTCCTAAAGGGGGCTTTGTCCACCATTGACCGTGACTATGGGATTTTAAATCCAATTCATCACGACATTGGCACCCATGTAGCTCACCACATCTTTTTGAGCATTCCTCACTATCATCTGCAAACGGCGACTGAAGCAATTAAGCCAGTCTTGGGCAGCTATTATCGCAAATCGACTACGCCTATCTGGAAAAGCTTTTGGCGTTCTTATCGCACCTGCCATTTTGTGGCTGATCAGGGCTCGCCGGTGTACTATCAGCGCGCTCGACAAAAATAG